In one Haloplanus salinus genomic region, the following are encoded:
- a CDS encoding CaiB/BaiF CoA transferase family protein, whose amino-acid sequence MTARKRQGPLDGLRVVDCTGMIAGGFATTQLADFGADVIKIEHPEGTDPLREWPPYDDGVSLWWKSIARNKRCVTLDLSTPAGSALLLDLIDDADVLVENFRPGTMEKWGLAPDRLHEENPGLIVVRQSGYGQTGPRSDKPGFGTVAEGISNWAHVNGFPDSKPLLPPISLGDLTAATFAVQGIMFALFERDVGRGGGSGEGQVIDMSLYEPLFRLFVSEVEAYDRLGEVRERIGNHHESAAPRNVYETEDGYMTLSASAQSIFENVAEAIGRPDIVEDPRFATNEARVDHADELDEIIGAWTRERSTDEAIAAMEAADAIVGPVHDMADIFEDEQYAARNDIVEMPDADLGSLKTAAPVPRLTRTPGAVEHAGPGHGQHNDEVYRSELGLDEAEYDRLREEGVI is encoded by the coding sequence ATGACCGCACGCAAGCGGCAGGGACCGCTCGACGGCCTGCGCGTCGTCGACTGCACCGGGATGATCGCCGGCGGGTTCGCCACGACGCAGTTGGCCGACTTCGGCGCCGACGTGATCAAGATCGAACACCCCGAAGGGACCGACCCACTCCGCGAGTGGCCGCCGTACGACGATGGGGTTTCGCTCTGGTGGAAATCAATCGCTCGCAACAAGCGCTGTGTGACGCTCGATCTGAGCACGCCGGCGGGGAGCGCCCTCCTCCTCGATCTGATCGACGACGCCGACGTCCTCGTCGAGAACTTCCGGCCGGGGACGATGGAGAAGTGGGGACTCGCCCCCGACCGGCTGCACGAGGAGAACCCGGGCCTGATCGTCGTCCGGCAGTCGGGGTACGGACAGACCGGCCCTCGCTCCGACAAGCCGGGCTTCGGCACCGTCGCCGAGGGCATCTCGAACTGGGCACACGTCAACGGCTTTCCCGACAGCAAACCCCTGCTACCACCCATCAGCCTCGGCGACCTCACCGCCGCGACCTTCGCCGTCCAAGGGATCATGTTCGCCCTCTTCGAGCGCGACGTGGGTCGTGGCGGGGGGAGTGGCGAGGGGCAGGTGATCGACATGAGCCTCTACGAACCCCTCTTTCGCCTGTTCGTCTCCGAAGTCGAGGCGTACGACCGCCTCGGCGAGGTGCGCGAGCGGATCGGCAACCACCACGAGAGCGCGGCGCCGCGCAACGTCTACGAGACGGAGGACGGCTACATGACGCTCTCGGCGTCGGCGCAGTCCATCTTCGAGAACGTCGCCGAGGCCATCGGCCGCCCCGACATCGTCGAGGACCCCCGCTTCGCCACCAACGAGGCCCGCGTCGACCACGCGGACGAACTCGACGAGATCATCGGGGCGTGGACCCGCGAACGCTCGACCGACGAGGCCATCGCGGCGATGGAAGCCGCCGACGCCATCGTCGGCCCCGTCCACGACATGGCCGACATCTTCGAGGACGAGCAGTACGCGGCCCGGAACGACATCGTGGAGATGCCGGACGCGGACCTCGGCAGCCTGAAGACGGCCGCACCGGTACCGCGGCTCACACGCACGCCGGGTGCCGTCGAGCACGCCGGGCCGGGGCACGGCCAGCACAACGACGAGGTGTACCGCTCGGAACTCGGCCTCGACGAGGCGGAGTACGACCGCCTCCGCGAGGAGGGCGTGATCTGA
- a CDS encoding metal ABC transporter substrate-binding protein yields MTRELAERATTRRNVLRVGGAAALAGVAGCTSLPSAPGQTGGDGDGDGPVAVASFFTFFDFGRQVADGTPLTVENLVPTGLHGHGWEPNASITQRIVEADAFVHVGADFQPWADRAIETIQGDGVDTALINAREGVDLVDLAATLDRDEEGVGAQRGKDPHFWLDPQRAKRSVHNIAEGFAELLPEYADTFRDNAETYAAGVLDRIDADYETIFDRADRDIVQLAAHNAFQYIGVRYGVRMRPLVTNLAASGDVKPADIREATRVIRENDIRYVANGVFESQRPAQQLVRETAVDAYFPVTPYAGVREEWVAENWGYEEIAYNINMPTFEIVLGNRSPENAAPSEGWVERWRNFEPV; encoded by the coding sequence ATGACACGTGAACTGGCCGAGCGAGCGACGACGCGACGGAACGTGCTACGCGTCGGCGGGGCGGCAGCACTGGCAGGAGTAGCCGGATGTACGTCGTTGCCGAGCGCGCCGGGACAGACCGGCGGCGACGGCGATGGCGACGGGCCGGTCGCGGTAGCCTCGTTTTTTACCTTCTTCGATTTCGGCCGGCAGGTCGCCGACGGGACCCCGTTGACGGTGGAGAACCTCGTCCCCACGGGGCTACACGGCCACGGCTGGGAGCCGAACGCCAGTATCACCCAGCGGATCGTCGAGGCCGACGCGTTCGTCCACGTCGGCGCCGACTTCCAGCCGTGGGCCGACCGCGCCATCGAAACGATCCAGGGCGACGGCGTCGACACGGCACTCATCAACGCCAGGGAGGGCGTCGACCTGGTCGACCTCGCCGCGACGCTCGACCGGGACGAGGAGGGCGTCGGCGCCCAGCGGGGGAAGGACCCCCACTTCTGGCTGGACCCCCAGCGCGCGAAGCGGTCCGTCCACAACATCGCCGAGGGGTTCGCCGAACTGTTGCCGGAGTACGCCGACACCTTCCGCGACAACGCCGAGACGTACGCCGCCGGGGTGCTCGACCGCATCGACGCGGACTACGAGACCATCTTCGACCGCGCCGACCGTGATATCGTCCAGCTAGCCGCGCACAACGCCTTCCAGTACATCGGCGTCCGCTACGGCGTGCGAATGCGGCCGCTCGTGACGAACCTCGCGGCGAGCGGCGACGTCAAGCCCGCCGACATCCGCGAGGCGACGCGAGTCATCCGCGAGAACGACATCCGCTACGTCGCCAACGGCGTCTTCGAGTCCCAGCGCCCGGCCCAACAGCTCGTCCGCGAGACGGCCGTGGACGCGTACTTCCCCGTGACGCCCTACGCCGGCGTCCGCGAGGAGTGGGTCGCGGAGAACTGGGGGTACGAGGAGATCGCGTACAACATCAACATGCCCACGTTCGAAATCGTCCTCGGCAATCGGAGTCCCGAGAACGCGGCCCCGTCCGAGGGCTGGGTCGAACGGTGGCGGAACTTCGAGCCCGTATGA
- a CDS encoding MogA/MoaB family molybdenum cofactor biosynthesis protein, translating into MSDHDHDEGHDHDEGHDHDEGHDHDEGHDHDHDEGHDHDEGHHHHHDVDTLAAGIVTVSSSRTLDDDPAGDAIAAAFEAEGHEVTTRELVPDDYDRVQATLRNVARRGDVDAVVSTGGTGVTPDDVTVEAADPLFEKTLPGFGELFRRLSYDEIGTRVVGTRAVAGIVEGTPVFCLPGSENAARLGATAVIVPEAGHLSGLATRDA; encoded by the coding sequence ATGAGCGACCACGACCACGACGAGGGACACGACCACGACGAGGGACACGACCACGACGAGGGACACGACCACGACGAGGGACACGACCACGACCACGACGAGGGACACGACCACGACGAGGGGCACCACCACCATCACGACGTCGACACCCTCGCCGCCGGCATCGTCACGGTGTCGTCCTCACGGACGCTCGACGACGACCCCGCCGGCGACGCCATCGCCGCGGCGTTCGAGGCCGAGGGCCACGAGGTGACGACGCGGGAACTCGTCCCCGACGACTACGACCGCGTGCAGGCGACGCTCCGGAACGTCGCGCGGCGGGGAGACGTGGACGCCGTCGTCAGCACCGGCGGGACGGGCGTGACGCCGGACGACGTGACCGTCGAGGCGGCCGATCCGCTGTTCGAGAAGACGCTGCCCGGCTTCGGCGAACTGTTCCGCCGGCTCTCGTACGACGAAATCGGGACGCGTGTCGTGGGGACGCGGGCCGTCGCGGGTATCGTCGAGGGGACGCCCGTCTTCTGTCTGCCCGGGAGCGAGAACGCCGCCCGACTCGGCGCGACGGCGGTGATCGTCCCCGAAGCGGGTCATCTGTCGGGGTTAGCGACGCGGGACGCGTGA
- a CDS encoding UbiA family prenyltransferase: protein MAIARHGTGARATLGAVASQIHPVFMTPPLAASGFGAVLGGLRDPSLAGFHMGVAFFALYTAHVKDGLVDFHHRGEDDDHPLTRRGCHLALAGSTALFFVGAAALGVLVDPVAVLLTLPGWLVAVLHAPQLDTNPFGATLGYPVGIGFALLGGYYVQARGLSTAAVAFAVVFVVVLAGIKVIDDTTDYDYDRSVEKRTVAVVLGPAAARRLATGLMTAGMVAVVALSVTGVVPRGSALAVVPFAAVAVVARRADAELATMLLVRASYLFLALLVVAVWLRPLAGVALPDITVLGPYTYLATEVLWGTIAVALVVHAGAVRAALRTTAVLYPFAYVWDWYTLEVGVFAIPMRTGIELLGIPLEEHLFMLVVPAMVVGVHETLVDAFDD, encoded by the coding sequence ATGGCTATCGCCCGGCACGGAACCGGCGCTCGTGCGACCCTCGGCGCCGTCGCCTCGCAGATCCACCCCGTCTTCATGACGCCGCCGCTCGCCGCCTCGGGCTTCGGCGCCGTCCTCGGTGGTCTTCGAGACCCGAGTCTGGCCGGCTTCCACATGGGCGTCGCCTTCTTCGCGCTCTACACCGCCCACGTCAAGGACGGCCTCGTCGACTTCCACCACCGTGGCGAGGACGACGACCACCCGCTCACGCGCCGGGGCTGTCACCTCGCGCTGGCCGGGTCGACGGCGCTGTTTTTCGTCGGCGCCGCGGCGCTCGGCGTCCTCGTCGACCCCGTGGCCGTCCTCCTGACCCTGCCGGGGTGGCTGGTGGCCGTCCTCCACGCGCCGCAGTTGGACACCAACCCCTTCGGCGCGACGCTCGGCTACCCCGTCGGCATCGGGTTCGCCCTCCTCGGGGGCTACTACGTCCAGGCGCGGGGACTCTCGACCGCCGCCGTCGCCTTCGCCGTCGTCTTCGTCGTCGTCCTCGCGGGGATCAAGGTGATCGACGACACGACCGACTACGACTACGACCGCTCGGTGGAGAAACGCACCGTCGCCGTCGTCCTCGGACCGGCGGCGGCGCGGCGTCTCGCGACCGGCCTGATGACGGCGGGGATGGTCGCCGTCGTCGCCCTGTCCGTGACCGGCGTCGTCCCCCGCGGATCGGCGCTCGCCGTCGTCCCCTTCGCCGCCGTCGCCGTCGTGGCCCGCCGCGCCGACGCCGAACTGGCGACGATGCTCCTGGTCCGCGCCTCCTACCTCTTTTTGGCGCTCCTCGTCGTCGCCGTGTGGCTCCGGCCGCTCGCGGGGGTCGCGCTCCCCGACATCACCGTCCTCGGACCGTACACGTACCTCGCGACCGAGGTGTTGTGGGGGACGATCGCCGTCGCGCTCGTCGTCCACGCCGGCGCCGTGCGGGCCGCCCTCCGGACGACGGCCGTCCTCTACCCCTTCGCCTACGTGTGGGACTGGTACACGCTCGAAGTGGGCGTCTTCGCCATCCCGATGCGGACGGGGATCGAACTGCTGGGGATCCCACTCGAAGAACACCTGTTCATGCTGGTCGTGCCGGCGATGGTCGTCGGCGTCCACGAGACCCTCGTGGACGCGTTCGACGACTGA
- a CDS encoding Vms1/Ankzf1 family peptidyl-tRNA hydrolase, with translation MLDSLLGRAELKARIEELEEEKRHLERRLDAESERRADAVTARQDAEERVNRLEDRIADLEGQVDAEPEAADLAPRGTESLRGDRLDAVLDRLRSVEAGAEGALTALVTDGVPDALSALLGDRAPLVARAAPCLVCVDDARLVSVALDPPLAPDPFVEWGATFRLDDDWFHPTDGLTVALVRSDRFAVGTYDGGALTEVETVETDVKSAHSKGGFSQSRFERRRDEQVATHIDDCSAVLDRRDPDRLVLLGERTVLDDVDRDAVAVEPVDASGDPAAALEDAAHTFFTTRLTLL, from the coding sequence ATGCTCGACTCGTTGCTCGGCCGCGCCGAACTCAAGGCACGGATCGAGGAACTCGAAGAGGAGAAGCGGCATCTCGAGCGCCGCCTCGACGCGGAAAGCGAGCGCCGCGCCGACGCGGTGACCGCCAGACAGGACGCCGAAGAGCGGGTCAACCGACTCGAGGATCGCATCGCCGACTTGGAGGGGCAGGTCGACGCGGAACCCGAGGCGGCCGACCTCGCTCCCCGCGGTACGGAGTCGCTCCGTGGCGACCGGCTCGACGCCGTCCTCGACCGCCTCCGGAGCGTCGAGGCGGGCGCGGAAGGAGCGCTGACTGCGCTCGTGACCGACGGCGTGCCCGACGCGCTCTCGGCGCTCCTCGGCGACCGTGCCCCCCTCGTCGCCCGCGCCGCGCCCTGTCTGGTCTGTGTCGACGACGCTCGCCTCGTGAGCGTCGCCCTCGACCCGCCGCTCGCGCCCGACCCGTTCGTCGAGTGGGGCGCGACGTTTCGCCTCGACGACGACTGGTTCCACCCGACCGACGGCCTCACGGTCGCGTTGGTGCGCTCGGACCGCTTCGCCGTCGGCACCTACGACGGCGGCGCGCTGACGGAGGTCGAGACGGTCGAGACGGACGTGAAGTCCGCCCACTCGAAGGGCGGGTTCTCGCAGTCGCGGTTCGAGCGCCGACGCGACGAACAGGTCGCGACCCACATCGACGACTGTTCGGCGGTTCTCGACCGGCGCGATCCGGATCGGCTCGTCTTGCTGGGCGAGCGAACCGTCCTCGACGACGTGGACCGGGACGCCGTCGCCGTCGAACCGGTGGACGCGAGCGGCGATCCGGCCGCGGCCCTCGAAGACGCCGCGCACACCTTCTTCACGACGCGGTTGACGCTGCTGTGA
- the ilvD gene encoding dihydroxy-acid dehydratase produces the protein MSQQREPDREEPYAGSKDPELRSNEVTAGRDRAPHRSMFRAMGFDDEDLESPMVGVANPAADITPCNVHLDDVADSALDGIDDAGGMPIEFGTITISDAISMGTEGMKSSLISREVIADSVELVAFGERMDALVTVGGCDKNMPGMMMAAIRTDLPSVFLYGGSIMPGEHGGREVTIQNVFEGVGAVASGDMTDDELDTLERNACPGAGSCGGMFTANTMASISEAIGFAPLGSASPPAEEEGRYDVARDTGELVLDVVDAGRRPSDFLSVESFENAIALQVAVGGSTNAVLHLLAMAAEAGVDLDIEDFNRISARTPKIANLQPGGERVMNDLHEVGGVPVVLRELLDADLLHGDARTVTGETMAEAIDRYDPPAIDDLDVDFLHTVDDPIHERGAIRILTGNLAPEGAVIKITGEDHLHHEGPVRIFDDEENAMEYVQEGHVESGDVIGIRNEGPRGGPGMREMLGVTSAVAGQGHAEDVALFTDGRFSGATRGFSIGHVAPEAFVGGPIAALEDGDVITIDIDALELSVDLSDAEIEERLEGYEADPNYTSGVLAKYGQLFDSAANGAVTDPGAKRE, from the coding sequence ATGAGCCAACAACGAGAGCCCGACCGGGAGGAGCCGTACGCCGGGAGCAAGGACCCGGAACTCCGGAGCAACGAGGTGACCGCGGGCCGCGACCGCGCCCCCCACCGATCCATGTTCCGCGCCATGGGCTTCGACGACGAGGACCTCGAATCGCCGATGGTCGGCGTCGCCAACCCCGCCGCGGACATCACGCCGTGTAACGTCCACCTCGACGACGTGGCCGACTCGGCTCTCGACGGCATCGACGATGCGGGCGGCATGCCCATCGAGTTCGGCACCATCACCATCTCCGACGCCATCTCGATGGGGACCGAGGGGATGAAGTCCTCGCTCATCTCCCGCGAGGTCATCGCCGACTCAGTGGAACTCGTCGCGTTCGGCGAGCGTATGGACGCCCTCGTCACCGTCGGCGGCTGCGACAAGAACATGCCCGGCATGATGATGGCGGCCATCCGAACCGATCTGCCCTCGGTCTTCCTCTACGGCGGGTCGATCATGCCCGGCGAACACGGGGGTCGCGAGGTGACCATCCAGAACGTCTTCGAGGGCGTCGGCGCCGTCGCCTCCGGCGACATGACCGACGACGAACTCGACACGCTCGAACGGAACGCTTGCCCCGGCGCCGGCTCCTGTGGCGGGATGTTCACCGCCAACACCATGGCGTCGATCAGCGAGGCCATCGGCTTCGCGCCGCTCGGCTCCGCCTCCCCGCCCGCGGAGGAGGAGGGGCGCTACGACGTGGCCCGCGACACCGGCGAACTCGTCCTCGACGTGGTGGACGCGGGACGGAGACCCTCCGACTTCCTCTCCGTCGAATCCTTCGAGAACGCCATCGCCCTGCAGGTGGCGGTCGGCGGCTCGACCAACGCCGTCCTCCACCTGCTGGCGATGGCGGCCGAGGCCGGCGTCGACCTCGACATCGAGGACTTCAACCGTATCAGCGCTCGGACGCCCAAGATCGCCAACCTCCAGCCCGGCGGCGAGCGGGTGATGAACGACCTCCACGAGGTGGGCGGCGTGCCCGTCGTTCTGCGCGAACTGCTCGACGCCGACCTGCTCCACGGCGACGCCCGCACCGTGACCGGCGAGACGATGGCCGAAGCCATCGACCGGTACGATCCGCCCGCCATCGACGACCTGGACGTGGACTTCCTCCACACCGTCGACGACCCGATCCACGAGCGTGGCGCCATCCGCATCCTCACCGGCAACCTCGCTCCCGAGGGCGCGGTCATCAAGATCACCGGCGAGGACCACCTCCACCACGAGGGGCCGGTCCGCATCTTCGACGACGAGGAGAACGCCATGGAGTACGTCCAGGAGGGACACGTCGAGTCCGGCGACGTGATCGGCATCCGCAACGAGGGGCCACGCGGCGGCCCCGGCATGCGCGAGATGCTCGGCGTCACCTCCGCCGTCGCGGGGCAGGGTCACGCCGAGGACGTGGCACTCTTTACCGACGGTCGGTTCTCGGGCGCGACCCGTGGCTTCTCCATCGGCCACGTCGCCCCCGAGGCGTTCGTCGGCGGTCCCATCGCCGCGCTCGAAGACGGCGACGTGATCACCATCGACATCGACGCACTCGAACTCTCGGTCGACCTCTCGGACGCGGAGATAGAGGAGCGATTGGAGGGGTACGAGGCCGACCCGAACTACACCTCGGGCGTCCTCGCGAAGTACGGCCAGTTGTTCGACTCCGCGGCCAACGGCGCGGTGACGGATCCGGGCGCGAAGCGGGAGTGA
- a CDS encoding metal ABC transporter ATP-binding protein, giving the protein MTRNADSTPVVDLTGVSFGYAATPVIEDVSLTVDPGEYVAVVGPNGSGKSTLMRLLLGLLDPDAGTARLFGERADRFDDGERIGYVAQGASAAKGMPITVREVVKMGRFPHVGIGRLSSDDWTIVDDALATVGMSAFADRRVTQLSGGQRQRAFIARALASEADLLVLDEPTVGVDAESVDAFYDLLAALNARGITVLLIEHDLGAVVEHADRVVCLNRDVHFDGPTDAFVESDALARAFGTEARFLTDTGVDG; this is encoded by the coding sequence ATGACGCGGAACGCCGACTCCACGCCGGTCGTCGACCTCACGGGCGTCAGCTTCGGCTACGCGGCGACGCCCGTAATCGAGGACGTGTCGCTGACCGTCGACCCGGGCGAGTACGTCGCCGTCGTGGGGCCGAACGGCTCGGGGAAGTCGACGCTGATGCGGCTGCTGCTCGGGCTGCTCGACCCCGATGCGGGCACGGCCCGCCTGTTCGGCGAGCGGGCCGACCGTTTCGACGACGGCGAGCGGATCGGCTACGTCGCCCAGGGAGCCAGCGCCGCGAAGGGGATGCCCATCACCGTCCGCGAGGTGGTGAAGATGGGTCGCTTCCCACACGTCGGGATCGGCCGCCTGTCGAGCGATGACTGGACCATCGTCGACGACGCGCTCGCGACCGTCGGCATGAGCGCCTTCGCGGACCGACGCGTCACACAGCTCTCGGGTGGACAGCGCCAGCGCGCGTTCATCGCGCGGGCGCTGGCGAGCGAGGCCGACCTGCTCGTCCTCGACGAGCCGACCGTCGGCGTCGACGCCGAATCGGTCGACGCCTTCTACGACCTGTTGGCGGCGCTCAACGCGCGGGGCATCACCGTCCTCCTCATCGAACACGACCTCGGCGCGGTCGTCGAACACGCCGACCGCGTCGTCTGCCTGAACCGCGACGTCCACTTCGACGGACCGACCGACGCGTTCGTCGAGAGCGACGCGCTGGCCCGGGCGTTCGGGACCGAAGCGCGATTTCTCACGGACACGGGGGTGGACGGATGA
- a CDS encoding metal ABC transporter permease has translation MSAGALAAVDPSILLLQGGLDAVGDAVFGVLLWVLEQWYWLMDWTYYLTGLEMLNPRYRFMHRAILVGLCVGVMAPLIGTFLVHRQLALIGDALAHTGFAGVAVGLFLNAVIDLGVSPYLTAVVVAMVAALCIELISEVTDAYNDVSMAIVLSTGFALGTTLISLNAGGLAVGVNQFLFGNLSTVSPASAAILLVLFAVIVGTVAITRNQLLYVTFDETAAAVSGIPVDWYNRVMVMLTAMVVVGAMQIMGVILVAAMLVVPVAGATQVSRSFSESLVVSVVLAELAVLLGIAAAYYGGVTAGGIIVLFAVAIYVCTVVLGKLQSARGGRTTPEMGSIEAGTGTGAGAGDDD, from the coding sequence ATGAGCGCCGGTGCCCTCGCGGCCGTGGACCCGTCGATACTGCTGTTACAGGGTGGCCTGGACGCCGTCGGCGACGCCGTCTTCGGCGTCCTCCTGTGGGTGCTGGAGCAGTGGTACTGGCTGATGGACTGGACCTACTACCTCACCGGCCTGGAGATGCTGAACCCGCGCTACCGGTTCATGCACCGAGCGATCCTCGTCGGGCTCTGTGTCGGCGTGATGGCGCCGCTCATCGGCACCTTCCTCGTCCACCGACAGCTCGCGCTCATCGGCGACGCGCTGGCCCACACCGGCTTCGCCGGGGTGGCCGTCGGACTGTTTCTGAACGCCGTCATCGACCTCGGCGTCTCGCCGTATCTCACCGCCGTCGTCGTGGCGATGGTCGCCGCGCTCTGCATCGAGCTCATCTCCGAGGTGACCGACGCCTACAACGACGTGTCGATGGCCATCGTCCTGTCGACTGGGTTCGCGCTCGGGACGACGCTCATCAGCCTCAACGCGGGCGGACTCGCGGTGGGAGTCAACCAGTTCCTCTTCGGTAACCTCTCGACCGTGTCGCCGGCGAGCGCGGCCATCCTCCTGGTGCTCTTTGCCGTCATCGTCGGCACGGTAGCCATCACGCGCAACCAACTGCTGTACGTCACCTTCGACGAGACGGCGGCCGCCGTCTCGGGCATCCCCGTCGACTGGTACAATCGGGTGATGGTGATGCTGACGGCGATGGTCGTCGTCGGCGCGATGCAGATCATGGGCGTCATCCTCGTCGCGGCGATGCTCGTCGTTCCGGTCGCGGGCGCGACGCAGGTGTCCCGGAGCTTCTCCGAGTCGCTCGTCGTCTCGGTCGTCCTCGCGGAGCTGGCGGTGTTGCTCGGTATCGCCGCCGCTTACTACGGCGGCGTCACGGCCGGCGGGATCATCGTCCTCTTCGCCGTGGCCATCTACGTCTGTACCGTCGTGCTCGGCAAACTGCAGTCGGCCCGCGGCGGACGGACCACGCCCGAGATGGGGAGCATCGAGGCAGGTACCGGTACCGGTGCCGGTGCCGGTGACGACGACTGA
- a CDS encoding DUF5802 family protein has product MFEAFSSGYYLGRLYVEPHDGGHAVIHRTDHERMNRRLYAAGEGVERLDAPLVMKLDGRHFPVLGEEGVPSGTLGLPPEVAESNLPDRREVFLAKPDRAAELLRYAGYDDGRREAV; this is encoded by the coding sequence ATGTTCGAAGCGTTCTCATCGGGGTACTACCTCGGGCGACTGTACGTCGAACCCCACGACGGCGGCCACGCCGTCATCCACCGCACGGACCACGAGCGGATGAATCGGCGCCTCTACGCCGCCGGCGAGGGCGTCGAACGCCTCGACGCACCGCTCGTCATGAAACTCGACGGGCGTCACTTTCCCGTCCTCGGCGAGGAGGGCGTCCCCTCCGGAACGCTCGGGCTTCCTCCGGAAGTCGCCGAGTCGAATCTCCCCGACCGGCGCGAGGTGTTTCTCGCCAAACCCGACCGCGCCGCGGAACTCCTCCGATACGCCGGCTACGACGACGGGCGACGCGAAGCCGTCTGA